AGTGATCGGAGGATTGCATAGTGGATCACAGCTTGCACCCGTTGTTTAAGCCGATTCAGATGAATGGAACGTATTCGAACAGTTATTACGTTGAGAAAATACCCGCTCCCGGCTTAAAGGCTTATGTAGCCTGTTATTGGGAATCAGGATCTCTTCCATACACACATGAGCAGGGGGTTATGGGAGAAGATCAAGAGCCATCAGTGATGACTGTACCTGCCCGGGTATTGCCGGATGGTTGTACGGATATGCTGATTACATATGACCCGGTCTGTTCCGTGCATACCTATGCTTACTGTGGCAATTATACACAGCCGTTCATTGTACCTGAGCAATCCGATGATGGTCCTCCTGCTGGAGACTACACCTTTGGTGTTCGGTTCTTTCCGGGTGGAGCGCATGTCTTCCATGGCATGCGTCTGGAATGGTTTACGGATAAGCGAATTGCCCTTCAGGAATGTTGGCCGGAGGGGCTGAACGAGCTTCAGGAGCGGATGGCTGGAACGAATCGTTTTGCAGAACGGGTAGAGGTAATGAACGCATATTTGAATCCGTTGTCCGTGCAGACAACCACATCTGAGAACGATTTGATGAAAAACGTGCTGCACCGCATTTTTATCGATGGGGGACGTATGAGTGTCCAGGAGTTGGCAATGCGTGAAGTGATCAGTGAGCGGCAGTTGCATCGCAAGTTCTCGGAATGGGTCGGAATCAGCCCCAAGCGATTCAGTGAGGTGGTTCGTTTTCATCGTGTACTGAGCGATATTCATCAGGGGAACACGGCAGACTGGGCCATGCTTGCCCAGAATCATGGTTTTTTTGACCAAGCCCATCTGATTCGGCAATTTCGCAAGTTTTATGGAGAGACTCCGTTGACGGCAGCCAGAGAGCACGGCAGGATGTTGTCCGATTTGTACAATAGATCTGTAGAGCCTTCAGTTATACTCTAATTGTGGGAATAAAAGATAAGGGAGACATCATATATGAATGGAACATTGCAGATTCGGGATCATTTGTTAACTGAACTGGAAACAGGAGTACGGACGGGGGCTTCGTTAATTCGCTTGATCCGTCCGGAGGATTGGTCGTATCGTCCACAGGAGAATATGCGTTCATTGGTGGAGCTTGTACATCATTTTATCCAGATCACCGCATCGGACCTTGCCATCATGCAAGAACAAAGTGAAGCTGAGGTTGGGCTAGTGGAGAACAGTCTGTCCGGGAACCAGGATATTGAGAAGCTGGAAGCAACATTGTGGAGTAATTTCGAATCCTACAAAGCCTATATCACGGGATTAGGTGAAGAAGATTATTTGAACCGCTCTACCAAAGCTTTCTATATGGAACACGGTCATTTGCAGGCGCAATGGCAGATTGAAACGTTGACACATGTGTTCCATCACCGTTCGCAGCTCTATAACTATCTCAAGCAGCAGGGTCATGAATTAAATTTCTTCATGCTGTATGCGTAGTTAAACTTGTACTATTAAAGTAAGCTTTGGCTCCATCGGACGTTCCGGTGGGGCTTTTTGCGTACAGTCGTCTATCAATCTATGATGTCTATCAAAATTGGACATTGTGACGCTGGTAATTCACCGTTGCTTTAATAGTTTTCAAACATAGAATACCGTATCAAAGCAAAAGGAGGTGATTTTAAATGGCCATCCTTTTACCGCAACAGTTTTACAATCTTCCAGCTGGTGTAGGCAAGTCCTACTACGAAAACTTGGCTGGAGGCACCAATGCCAGCGCTACAGTGAACAACTTTGGACCTTTTCCCGTATCTCTCGTGATCACACGTGTGAACGAACCCGTAGTCACTTACGTTATTCCTGTAAACAGTAGCCTTACCATTTCGGCAGGTGGAGTTCTGGTCTTTGCATTGTTAGCAAACCTCGGAGGCGCAGCTTCCGGAACAATTCAGTTCTCCGTAGCAGAACTCTAATTGGTGTTATGAAGTAGATTGGCCTCTGCCGGACAGGTTGCCGGCAGGGGTTTTTCTTTTTTTGTATGGATATACATAGATTTAAAGGGGTATTTTGAGATAATAAAAGTTAATAAAATACTTGCCGCTTCCTATTATGGTGAGGCAGTAGATGAAAACGTTAAATTCGTTGGAACAACGATAGCATATGTAGAAGGGTAAATCCTTTCTGAAGAGGAAGTAGAAGTAACAACTAATAATCACATAAATGCGAACCTATAAAATATTATAACTAACAGAACAAAGCGAGTCTTTCATAAGAAAAAATAAAAATTATAAAAGAAATAACCCGCCATAGGTTGCCGTATGGAGTGGAAATCTGGCTTCACAAAATCTATTATTTTTAAAATCAATATTATAGAGTAATAGATAAAAGAGAGAAATTATTCCAAATATGTGTTATAGTATATTTGGGTGGGAAATACAATATTTTGAATTTCTATGAACAAGAGGTGGAAAACAACTATGAAAAATAGAAACATAACAGGTATTGTAGTGGCCATAATTTATTGTGTTGTTCTTTATGTTTTTTTAACTGATGCCCCCCCTGGTGAAGCTCCAAATAATCCGTTTTGGATTTATTTATTGATTCCAATTGGAGCAATTGTAATTACGTCTCTTTTTGATTATGTGATCAAGTTCGATTTCTTCAGGAAAAAGAAGAAATAGAAGTAAAGAATGAATGGAGGATAAAAAATGATAGGATCAAAAATTTCTAAAACATTTTTTGCGGGAGTTCTGCTCTCTACATCTATCTCACTACCAGCCTTTGCTCAGGATCAGGTAGATTTACCATCTTCTTTGCCAGTGTCACAAGTGGATAAAAGCCTCATAGATTTAGTTGAAAGCACAACCAGTAATTCTGTAACTTTTACAGATGGTTCTACATTAGTTCAATATGACAATTACTATATTGCGACCGATCTAAATGGAGAAGATGAGTTAAAAATTACAAAAGTCGATGATAGCAAAGTAAAGTATGAAAACCTGCAAACCGGCGAAGTGAATTATGCAATCAAAAAAGTAAGACCCGTTTATGAAGATCTTAGTTACGCTCCACAGGCATTAGCAGATGATTATGTATATAAAGGCAAAGTAGAAAATTCAACTGAGATAATATATGCCACAGCCTCTGCAGTAGCAGGTATACTTGCTTCCTTTATAGGCGGACCTGTAGGTGGTAAAATAGCAGGCATACTTGTAAGCATTGGCGGTTATTATCTTTCTAAAGATGCACCAAGAGCCTATTGGATAACAAAAACATACACTAAAGGTGTTATTAATGGTGCCACTGGGACTTTATTCATTAGGAAAGACCATCACTATTATAGATATCATGATTATACTGGATTTATTAATACTGTTTCGACAATTCAAACTTGCCAACCTTATGGCTGTGGTACAGTCAATGAATTGTGATCTGTTAGTAATTGTAGATTGACGTTAGTTCCAACCTAGAACCCCTCCTTTTAAGAAGGGGTTCTACTTTTGGTAGGAATCATGAAAATAGGATACTTGTGATGAAAATAAAACCAACGCTTCAATAACGTTTTATATTCTGAAAGATGTCTAATAAACAAGAAATGTTACATCTTAAGAGAGGGGACTGCATCTGGGCAGCTCCTTTTTTTATGGTTGATCCACACTTCCATGATACCAAACAAGAGAGGTGTTTTTTTGTTACTAGAAACAGTACTGTTTAAATCTTCTTACGCCCACTAGGGGTTGACTCATTATTTTAAGTGCGAAAGTTGAGTAAATCATAAATGCGTATTACCTTTAAACTTTAGTAGCGTCTTTATACAGGTTTGTTTACTTTGGCAGTCATTCGATTAATTTAAGGTATAGGCGCACGCAGACTTGTGGTGGCATACAGGAGGTTAGTGGATGATGAACAGAACAATCTTATTTGAAACGGAACGACTGGAATGTGCGACTTGGAACGAAGGCGATCGTGCACTGGCGTTTGCGCTGTGGGGTGATCATGAAGTTGCCAAGTGGATTAGTAGCAAGGGATTTCTGAGCGAGGATGAAGTAGAAGCGCGATTAACACAGGAAATTCAAAGGCAGAAGGAAGCGGGGGTGCAATATTGGCCTTTCTTTGAGAAAGAGTCGGAGGTATTTGTTGGTTGCTGTGGCCTGCGTCCATATTCTCCAGAAGAGGATATCTATGAACTGGGATTTCATCTAACCCGGGATCACTGGGGTAAAGGGTATGCCCAGGAAGCAGCGCGGGCGGTAATTGATTATGCCTTTGGCGAAATGAACGTGAATGCACTCTTTGCCGGGCATCATCCGGATAATGAAGTATCCCGTCACATCTTGGTCAAGCTGGGATTCGAGTACACAGGTGATGAACGCTATGAACCGACAGGAAAGATGCATCCATCGTATGCGCTGCAAAGTCCTTGAACATCTTTTAATGTGGACAGGCCTTAGCGTATTCTCTTAAGGTGAATCAGATCAGATGAGGTACACGGTCTGTACTGAGTTAGCTCGCTTTTCATGCTTTTTTTATTTCGCTTTCAGCTTCTATTAAGGTAGCGGAGGTATGATAATTCTTGTAAACCCCTTCTCGTGTTAAATAGATGTGTGACTGACCCCGCCGGGCGCCGGCGGGGTATTTTTTTTGTGAACTAAGTCATCTGTTACAATAAAAAGTATTTAAATGTAAATTAAATGTGATTAATGTCATTATTTAGTTTTATTTTCCATATTATAATAAGGTCACATCAAAGATTTACATACTATACAAATTCAAAGGAGCTGAATGAGCAATGGAAAAAGCAATTATTGTGGCAAACAAAGGTTGTGCAGCATGTTCGATCGGTGCAGCGTGTTTAATTGACGGTCCTTTGCCTGATTTTGAAATTTTGGGGATTACAGGAACATTTGGTCTGGTAGGTTAATTCAATGTTGAGTGTGGACAAGTTATAGGCAAAAAGGGGCATAGTGATATGCTCCTTTGCTGCTATTATCCATTGTAAAGGTGGGGTTTGTCTTGATCTATCAATATCCGCATTTAAGTGCAAAGGTGAGATTACATCAGTTGCCCACAGGAGGCATGATTGAAGTCAATCACATGAATGCCAATGCTGACGGCAATGATCTGGAATATATGGATCTGAATCAGACTGCCTATGAGTTATGTTCACAATTTTGTGGAATTCAAACCGCAGAGCAGGTTCTCGAATCCCAATGCAGTAAATATGGTGAGAACAAGGAAGACCACAGAGACTGGTATGAAGATATGTTGCAAATGTTAACCGGGAAACAAATTGTCGAGTGGAGTGATGCACCTTTCCGGTGGGACATCATCACCAGTGGTACAAATCTCTTTCCGACTCCCCTTCATGCCACAATTGAGATTACCCACAAATGCAACCTGAGGTGTGAGCACTGTTATTTGGAGGCTTCACCAGAGGCAGAGGGAATCATGAGTCTGACTTCTTTCAAAAATTTATGTAATCAGTTGTATGAGCGAGGCGTACTCACGTTGGAGATTACTGGGGGAGAGGTGTTTGTGCATCCAGAAATACGTGAAATGCTTGAATACGCCCTAGGCAAATTTAAGAAGATCGGATTGCTGACGAATGGTACACTTCTCAAAAATGAGATTTTGGAATTATTGGATAAATATAAAAATAAGATTATAATTGGGATATCTTTGGATAGTGTCCATCCCAAAACACATGATCAGTTTAGAGGGCGTAAAGGTGCATTTGAACGAACATGCAAGACAATTCAACTTCTTGCGGGACGACAATTATATGTACGGGTAGGGATGTCCATCCATCCAGGGAACATGTGGGAGCTTAAAGAGATGGCTTTTCTGGTCAAGGAATTAGGTGCTGCTGCATTTTCGTATAACTGGGTGGATGATTTTGGTCGAGGCAAACATATGATGCTGGAGAAGAACAGGGAAGAGTACAGAAAGTTCATTGATTATGAACAGGAATTAATTGAGGAATTCCGTGGCTTGATTCCTGTGGTCCCCTATGAGAGAAAAGCGACGTCTAACTGCGGGGCAGGCTGGCGCTCCGTTCTGATTGATCCCAACGGGAATATCAGACCCTGCGCCCTGTTTCCAAAAGAGTTCTCCCTAGGGAACATATTTAAACAAACATATGAAGAAATTTTTGATTCGAAGCTTGTTCATACGCTGTGGAAAGTGCAATCTCCCCGATTTAGCGACGCCTGTCAAAAGGATTGCCCGTCCCGCGGATATTGTGGCGGTTGCTATCTGAAAGGAATCCATTCCAATGCCAAGCAAGAAACAAGCTGTCATTGGATTACGGATAACAACCTTGAAACAGTTGTAGTGGCAATGAGATAACAGCAGAGGGAGTGTAAACGATGAAACCGGAACAGAAAAAAATGGTGATGCTCTTAGTTGCTCTTGTTTTTATCGCTGGAGGAGTGGTGTATACCGTAAAAGGTGACTATTGGTTCGGCATTCTTTTTGTTTTAATAGGGTTGCTTTTTGGGATGCGTGGGTTTAGGGGCAAAAAAGGATGATTGTGGATCTAAGCAAAGTAAGTGCCTGGTATACCCCGGGTGTTCCGGTATTGGAGGAAGTGGATTGGGTACTGAAGCCAGGCAAAATTTATGGTTTGCTTGGCATGAATGGTGCGGGTAAAACGACGCTGCTGCATGTACTGACAGGCCTTCACTCCCGTTTTAGTGGCGATTGTTTTGTTGGCGGTTGTAAACTGGATTCTCAATCCTCTGCCGATAAGCTGAATTTTTCTAAAAAGCAACGTTATTTTGCCCCGGATGCACCACAATTGTTTGAAGAGATGACGGCTTTTCAATACATGGATTTTGTTACTCGAATCTATAAAAAGGCTTGGAATAAAGCTTATTTTCACGAATTGGTTCACCTATTTCGTTTCACAGAATACGTTGATCGCACGATTGGTGAGCTATCTTTGGGGAATCGCCAAAAAACCGCCCTAATAACCGGATTTTTAGTGGAGCCACCTCTGTACATACTGGATGAACCCTTGAATGGTCTGGACATTGAATCCATTGATTCATTGGAGCAGCAGATGAAAGTTTACACGAGCAATGGAGGGACGGTGATTTTTTCCTCTCATTTATTAGAGATGGTAGAACGATTCTGTGATGAAGCTTTTATCCTCAATGCTAAACGAATTCAGGCCCGGATTGATCTGAACGAAGGGGAAGATCTGAGGGGCAAACTAAGGCAAGTGATTCATGATGGATAATTCGATCTGGAAGCATGTATTCACTGTGATTTGGCTCCGCTTCTATGGCAAGTATCAGTGGAGGGATTGGGCGCGGACATGGATCGGTTTGCTTATACTGATCGGGTTCGAATTCTATCTGATCCTTCATGCGAATCTTACGGGTGAGCTGCTTAGCGCTAGATTTATAGGCTTGGCTGTCATTGCGAGCAATGGATACATGACATTGATGATGACGGGGGCACAGTGGAAGGAACAATGGATGGAGCGGTTTCGTGAGCTTCCTGTGGATGGTCGGACTTTTTGGATATCATGGACCGTTTTTTGTTTTATCGATTATTCACTACGAAGAACGATCTTTTTTTATCTGTTTCCATTGTTTCTGTTCATTAACGGACAAGTCGAATGGTTTCAAGCTGGGGTATGGATGGCTACCTTTGCTGTCTTCACCTGGTACGGTATCACTGCGGGCAGTGTCATGAGCACATGGGGGCTCCAGCGTCAGGGCTTGCGGTGTGGGTTGCATGGAGTGATCGCTGTTCTTATGGCTGCGATCGTATTATGGTCTTCACAATGGGCAATAGGAGCCTGCCTGCTATATATCGTCTGGTGTTGGTGGCATGAGTTTCCGCTTATGTTGCGTCATTCAGTGTATCGACAGGGTTCGAAGGCCAAACCGGAGAAGAATCCGTTATCCGTATCATTTTATAAACGCGAGTGGAAGCGCTTTTTGACCTCACCGATGATGCTTGTGAATTGGATGGTGTTTGTGGCTTTTGTTTTGTTCTTTACCTATCAATTTTTGCAATCGGGTTTTCGTGAGGCGCAGATCTTAATGATAGGTTCCTGCTTTTTTTTACTTTTGAGTTCACCCATTGCCTTATTATTTTCGATTGAAAAAAAAGTTCGTCTATTATTGTTGTCCCTGCCATTATCGCGAAAAAGAGTGTTTTGGAGTAAGTACCGATTTTATATTGGTTTGCTGATGGGCGGATTTCTGATCATTCTATGCTTTATGTCGGTTGTTTACTCAATTCGCCCTGGATGGAAGCTGACGCTGGAGTGTTTGTTACTTTTGGCTGTTTGTGGGGGCATTCGATTAAAGGCGGACGAACTTAGGCCCAATCTGTCATGGGTCAATGAGCAAAAGCTATGGAGCGGGTACGGAAAATATCGCTCTGTTGTCTATTGTCTCCCAGTTCTGGCTGTAGCTTTACTGCCCTCATATTGGGGCTTAATTCTCGTGCCATTGATCGGTGCGGTCGTTTACTTGACTGCATTACGCCGAAAAAACGGGGGGTTTTATGATGCGTAATATGGAAGGGTCATCCATCTTGTTACCTGACAGTTATGTGATGAATACAACACAATATGCAACGATATCACTAAGTATAAGTAGACAAAATCCAATTAAGAATGACAAAGGTTTCGAGCAAACCCAACTGTTTTTTTATATCTTGGGCCAATTGCGCAAACAGCAGCTCGCTCAAAAATATGGCGGGCTCTTTGGTCAAGCCTTTATGTACTCCACCGGAGTTTATTTTGGAGGGAGAAACCATGTATGGGGGCTAAGGATTCCCGATGCGAGGTATTTGGACCTTGGGGAGGAGCTGATTGGATGCCTGCTGACAGAGCTCTTATCTTTAGATGCAGATTGTTCTCCTTCAGAAGAAGTAAGGCTGTGGGAACAGGCCAGAGGAAATTTGATTCAGCGGGTGGAACGAATATTCAATGATCCCCTTTTATACGCTGCATCTCGTTATCTTGAATATGTAACAGGTGCGACGGAGTCAGGAACGGGTGTACAGGGGAGTTATGAAATCTATTCAGCGCTAAGTTACGTGGAATGGTCAGAGCATAAAAGGATAGCGATGCATAACATGCAACAATTCCGCACCAATATCACTCTTCTGGGGGATTTATCCCAGGCAGACCCTGAGACTGTTTCCCAATTGAGTCAAGGTGATCATCGGACTGAACAGAAGTCTGGGTACATTAATAAGCAGTTTCAGACTCCGTCCATTCCAGCTGCGCAGGAATGGACGGAGTCTACAAAGCTAATTCAGAATCAAACTATTATCATTGGCGGCTTCCGATGCAACAATAAGTATGGATTTAAAGATCATATTTATGCAAAAATGCTGGATGGCTGGATGGGGAAATATGGAGATCCTTACTTGCTTCAAACTTTGCGTTCGGCTCCAGTATCGGCTTATCATGCGGGAAGTCGTTATGATATGATGACAGGCATCTGGCTTATCTCAGCCTGCGTCCGTTCAGGGATGGAGAGGAATGCAGCTAAGATCATAAAACACTGTCTGGAACAACAAGTGCTTACATCATCGCGGCTTGAAACGATTAAAAAGGGATTGATCGAGGAACTCATGTTTATATTGGATAAACCGGAAGGCAGAATGGCCTATGGCCCGATTTTGAGAACGTATAACATACAAGTTAGTGATATTTTTCACTTGGTGAACGAAGTGACATCTTCTCAATTACAGCGATTTGTAGATAAACAAGTGCAGTTTGGCGGAGTTTACTGGTTAAAGGGGGGGCGTTGATGAAGCTGAAACGTTTCTTTCATGAGGCAGACAGTAAAATGACCAAGGAGATGTATGCTGATGGACTCCAAGTGTGTCGTGTTGATATGTCCACTTCGGGCTTCACATTGCTCAATTTACA
The window above is part of the Paenibacillus sp. 1781tsa1 genome. Proteins encoded here:
- a CDS encoding helix-turn-helix domain-containing protein; protein product: MDHSLHPLFKPIQMNGTYSNSYYVEKIPAPGLKAYVACYWESGSLPYTHEQGVMGEDQEPSVMTVPARVLPDGCTDMLITYDPVCSVHTYAYCGNYTQPFIVPEQSDDGPPAGDYTFGVRFFPGGAHVFHGMRLEWFTDKRIALQECWPEGLNELQERMAGTNRFAERVEVMNAYLNPLSVQTTTSENDLMKNVLHRIFIDGGRMSVQELAMREVISERQLHRKFSEWVGISPKRFSEVVRFHRVLSDIHQGNTADWAMLAQNHGFFDQAHLIRQFRKFYGETPLTAAREHGRMLSDLYNRSVEPSVIL
- a CDS encoding DinB family protein, whose protein sequence is MNGTLQIRDHLLTELETGVRTGASLIRLIRPEDWSYRPQENMRSLVELVHHFIQITASDLAIMQEQSEAEVGLVENSLSGNQDIEKLEATLWSNFESYKAYITGLGEEDYLNRSTKAFYMEHGHLQAQWQIETLTHVFHHRSQLYNYLKQQGHELNFFMLYA
- a CDS encoding adenosine deaminase encodes the protein MIGSKISKTFFAGVLLSTSISLPAFAQDQVDLPSSLPVSQVDKSLIDLVESTTSNSVTFTDGSTLVQYDNYYIATDLNGEDELKITKVDDSKVKYENLQTGEVNYAIKKVRPVYEDLSYAPQALADDYVYKGKVENSTEIIYATASAVAGILASFIGGPVGGKIAGILVSIGGYYLSKDAPRAYWITKTYTKGVINGATGTLFIRKDHHYYRYHDYTGFINTVSTIQTCQPYGCGTVNEL
- a CDS encoding GNAT family N-acetyltransferase, translated to MMNRTILFETERLECATWNEGDRALAFALWGDHEVAKWISSKGFLSEDEVEARLTQEIQRQKEAGVQYWPFFEKESEVFVGCCGLRPYSPEEDIYELGFHLTRDHWGKGYAQEAARAVIDYAFGEMNVNALFAGHHPDNEVSRHILVKLGFEYTGDERYEPTGKMHPSYALQSP
- a CDS encoding subtilosin A family bacteriocin yields the protein MEKAIIVANKGCAACSIGAACLIDGPLPDFEILGITGTFGLVG
- a CDS encoding radical SAM protein — encoded protein: MIYQYPHLSAKVRLHQLPTGGMIEVNHMNANADGNDLEYMDLNQTAYELCSQFCGIQTAEQVLESQCSKYGENKEDHRDWYEDMLQMLTGKQIVEWSDAPFRWDIITSGTNLFPTPLHATIEITHKCNLRCEHCYLEASPEAEGIMSLTSFKNLCNQLYERGVLTLEITGGEVFVHPEIREMLEYALGKFKKIGLLTNGTLLKNEILELLDKYKNKIIIGISLDSVHPKTHDQFRGRKGAFERTCKTIQLLAGRQLYVRVGMSIHPGNMWELKEMAFLVKELGAAAFSYNWVDDFGRGKHMMLEKNREEYRKFIDYEQELIEEFRGLIPVVPYERKATSNCGAGWRSVLIDPNGNIRPCALFPKEFSLGNIFKQTYEEIFDSKLVHTLWKVQSPRFSDACQKDCPSRGYCGGCYLKGIHSNAKQETSCHWITDNNLETVVVAMR
- a CDS encoding antibiotic biosynthesis protein AlbB; amino-acid sequence: MKPEQKKMVMLLVALVFIAGGVVYTVKGDYWFGILFVLIGLLFGMRGFRGKKG
- a CDS encoding ATP-binding cassette domain-containing protein — encoded protein: MIVDLSKVSAWYTPGVPVLEEVDWVLKPGKIYGLLGMNGAGKTTLLHVLTGLHSRFSGDCFVGGCKLDSQSSADKLNFSKKQRYFAPDAPQLFEEMTAFQYMDFVTRIYKKAWNKAYFHELVHLFRFTEYVDRTIGELSLGNRQKTALITGFLVEPPLYILDEPLNGLDIESIDSLEQQMKVYTSNGGTVIFSSHLLEMVERFCDEAFILNAKRIQARIDLNEGEDLRGKLRQVIHDG
- a CDS encoding ABC-2 transporter permease; protein product: MMDNSIWKHVFTVIWLRFYGKYQWRDWARTWIGLLILIGFEFYLILHANLTGELLSARFIGLAVIASNGYMTLMMTGAQWKEQWMERFRELPVDGRTFWISWTVFCFIDYSLRRTIFFYLFPLFLFINGQVEWFQAGVWMATFAVFTWYGITAGSVMSTWGLQRQGLRCGLHGVIAVLMAAIVLWSSQWAIGACLLYIVWCWWHEFPLMLRHSVYRQGSKAKPEKNPLSVSFYKREWKRFLTSPMMLVNWMVFVAFVLFFTYQFLQSGFREAQILMIGSCFFLLLSSPIALLFSIEKKVRLLLLSLPLSRKRVFWSKYRFYIGLLMGGFLIILCFMSVVYSIRPGWKLTLECLLLLAVCGGIRLKADELRPNLSWVNEQKLWSGYGKYRSVVYCLPVLAVALLPSYWGLILVPLIGAVVYLTALRRKNGGFYDA